A single window of Halobacterium jilantaiense DNA harbors:
- a CDS encoding NAD(P)/FAD-dependent oxidoreductase produces MRVVVLGAGYAGIVVAGRLEDTLPEDVDLVVVDEHDYHLVQHELHRVIRRPGLADDVRVPLRDIFDRARVQQGRVSEVDQNDCVVEFADGRSLEYDVAAVCLGAETAYYGLPGVEEHSFPVKRLADAEAIRARFEGVLESGGTAVVGGAGLSGVQTAGELAAFARDADAGDSVDVVLLEQADRVAPSFPPKFQEAVREELLLENVDVRTGVTVTSATGDAVETADGSVPSDLFVWTGGIQGPDALGGERPSVRADLTADDHTVVVGDAARVVDAEGSAVPASAQTAVREARVAAANVASLVADRRDGDVRPRQRYTFESPGWLVSVGDGAVAQIGPSVVRGTAAKAAKVGVGVGYLANTGGVEDAVGLLREELGLGGRERDENAGGQAGPR; encoded by the coding sequence ATGCGAGTCGTCGTGCTCGGCGCTGGCTACGCGGGTATCGTGGTCGCCGGTCGACTGGAAGACACTCTCCCGGAGGACGTGGACCTGGTCGTCGTCGACGAACACGACTACCACCTCGTCCAGCACGAACTCCACCGCGTGATACGGCGACCCGGGCTCGCGGACGACGTTCGCGTGCCGCTGCGCGACATCTTCGACCGGGCGCGCGTTCAACAGGGTCGCGTGAGCGAGGTGGACCAGAACGACTGCGTCGTGGAGTTCGCCGACGGCCGCAGCCTCGAGTACGACGTGGCAGCGGTCTGTCTCGGCGCGGAGACTGCCTACTACGGGCTCCCGGGCGTGGAAGAGCACTCGTTCCCGGTGAAGCGGCTGGCGGACGCGGAAGCGATTCGGGCGCGCTTCGAGGGCGTGCTCGAATCGGGCGGCACCGCTGTCGTGGGCGGGGCGGGTCTCTCTGGCGTCCAGACGGCCGGCGAGCTCGCGGCGTTCGCGCGAGACGCCGACGCGGGTGATTCCGTGGACGTGGTGCTCTTAGAGCAGGCCGACCGGGTGGCACCGTCCTTCCCGCCGAAGTTCCAGGAGGCGGTCCGCGAGGAGCTGCTGCTGGAGAACGTGGACGTGCGGACTGGTGTGACGGTCACCAGCGCCACCGGGGACGCAGTCGAGACGGCCGACGGGTCGGTTCCCAGCGACCTGTTCGTGTGGACGGGCGGCATTCAGGGCCCGGACGCCCTCGGCGGGGAGCGGCCGTCGGTGCGAGCGGACCTTACCGCAGACGACCACACGGTCGTCGTGGGTGATGCGGCGCGCGTCGTCGACGCCGAGGGGTCGGCCGTCCCGGCGAGCGCGCAGACCGCAGTCCGGGAAGCGAGGGTCGCCGCGGCGAACGTCGCGTCCCTCGTGGCGGACCGCCGCGACGGCGACGTCCGGCCGCGACAGCGCTACACCTTCGAGTCGCCCGGCTGGCTGGTGTCAGTCGGGGACGGTGCCGTCGCCCAGATCGGGCCGAGCGTCGTCCGTGGAACTGCCGCGAAGGCCGCGAAGGTCGGCGTCGGCGTCGGTTACCTGGCAAACACTGGGGGCGTCGAGGACGCGGTCGGGCTGCTCCGTGAGGAACTCGGGCTCGGCGGCCGAGAGCGCGACGAAAATGCGGGCGGTCAGGCCGGACCGAGGTAA